One genomic window of Carassius gibelio isolate Cgi1373 ecotype wild population from Czech Republic chromosome A10, carGib1.2-hapl.c, whole genome shotgun sequence includes the following:
- the LOC128021405 gene encoding sorting nexin-18-like isoform X2 has protein sequence MALRARALYDFISENPGEISVTESELLTLSSEEVVDGWLEGTNSRGETGLFPASYVEIIRTDTSLHGNGTSASQHNYRQTSPQRRDSSNESTPTHSAVYQGHLQQQRHSFQTSQGSDEDWDDDWDDSGTADEHGGTPEKRGSAQTGYPMTSTPASRRGSAQQSKSTGTVGKNLNRFSTFVKSGGEAFVLGEASGLVRDGDKIFVAMGQYGPEWQENPYPFTCSIDDPTKQTKFKGMKSYMSYGLTPSHTQIQVNRRYKHFDWLYARLVEKFPVISVPHLPEKQATGRFEEDFISKRRKGLIWWMNHMTSHPILSTCDVFQHFLTCSSNDEKAWKQGKRKAEKDYLVGANFFLTICPPALPLDLQEVESNIDGFKAFTKKMDENIIQLNVTLNEFARKQMTGFKKEYQRVGQAFRLLSQTFEFDQQAYAAPLNKAMVHTGDVYETIGDYFAEQPRQDLEPICDLLAIYQGHLANFPDIIHVQKGLGFFSRVCSNAACQNGMP, from the coding sequence ATGGCGCTCAGAGCGAGAGCTTTATACGACTTTATCTCTGAAAACCCCGGTGAGATCTCTGTGACAGAGAGTGAGCTTCTAACGTTGAGTAGTGAAGAGGTCGTCGATGGTTGGTTGGAGGGCACGAACAGCAGAGGGGAGACGGGGCTCTTCCCCGCATCATACGTGGAGATTATAAGGACTGACACATCACTACACGGTAACGGGACATCCGCCAGTCAGCACAATTACAGACAAACCAGTCCTCAGAGGAGGGACTCCTCAAATGAATCGACTCCCACTCATTCCGCTGTTTACCAGGGACATCTTCAGCAACAGCGACACAGTTTTCAGACGAGCCAGGGAAGTGATGAGGATTGGGACGACGACTGGGATGACAGCGGAACGGCGGATGAACACGGGGGAACACCTGAAAAACGCGGGAGTGCTCAAACGGGATATCCCATGACAAGCACCCCAGCTTCTCGACGTGGAAGTGCGCAGCAGTCCAAAAGCACAGGAACAGTTGGGAAAAATCTCAATAGGTTTTCCACCTTTGTAAAGTCGGGCGGTGAGGCATTCGTTTTGGGGGAAGCTTCAGGTTTGGTTAGAGATGGAGACAAAATATTTGTGGCTATGGGCCAGTACGGTCCTGAATGGCAAGAAAACCCGTATCCATTCACTTGCTCTATCGATGATCCTACAAAACAGACCAAATTCAAAGGCATGAAGAGCTATATGTCCTACGGACTCACGCCTAGTCATACTCAAATCCAGGTGAATAGAAGATACAAGCACTTTGACTGGCTCTATGCCCGGCTTGTAGAAAAATTCCCTGTCATTTCGGTTCCTCACTTGCCTGAGAAACAAGCCACGGGTCGATTCGAAGAGGATTTCATTTCAAAGAGGAGAAAAGGTTTAATATGGTGGATGAATCACATGACAAGTCATCCTATTTTATCCACGTGCGACGTTTTCCAGCATTTTCTCACCTGCAGCAGCAATGACGAAAAAGCTTGGAAGCAAGGCAAGCGAAAAGCGGAGAAGGACTACCTAGTCGGTGCTAACTTCTTCCTCACTATCTGTCCTCCAGCTTTACCGCTTGACCTGCAAGAGGTGGAATCCAACATAGATGGTTTCAAAGCGTTCACCAAAAAAATGGACGAAAACATCATACAGCTCAATGTCACTCTTAATGAATTTGCCAGAAAGCAGATGACTGGTTTTAAAAAGGAATATCAGAGGGTTGGACAGGCTTTCAGACTTCTGAGTCAGACTTTTGAATTCGACCAGCAAGCATATGCAGCTCCATTAAACAAGGCCATGGTTCACACTGGAGACGTCTACGAGACCATTGGGGATTACTTTGCAGAGCAGCCCCGTCAGGATTTGGAGCCAATTTGCGATCTTTTAGCGATTTACCAGGGCCACCTTGCAAACTTTCCAGACATTATCCATGTTCAGAAAGGTTTGGGATTTTTCTCTCGTGTTTGCTCGAATGCTGCTTGTCAGAATGGCATGCCATAA